A region of Stigmatopora nigra isolate UIUO_SnigA chromosome 6, RoL_Snig_1.1, whole genome shotgun sequence DNA encodes the following proteins:
- the LOC144198733 gene encoding GTPase IMAP family member 9-like — translation MAEAIPLREKKVKTLSRSDGCGLNNFDALDLSGGLRIVLVGKTGSGKSASGNTILGRAAFKEDPSPVSVTKHCETQRGEVDGTTVQVIDTPGLFDTAITEEDLKSRIEECVKMSVPGPHAFLLVIRLGVRFTEEERNAVKWIQENFGDDASMYTIMLFTCKDQAKADNALKECKELRRLSITFGRRYHAFNNNDAYDRVQVKELVTMVKEMIQDNGGKHYTNEMYEKAQRMLKEEEERRKLEEEEKKEEERKVWDAEREKEEKVRVKKKKTKKKNIGAASAAAVVLVLAGMVIAVGADTTVALALGAPTLVLGVLCGLTALWFWKGDRCRAKSDFQI, via the exons ATGGCTGAAG CGATACCGTTACGAGAAAAGAAGGTGAAAACTCTGTCTCGATCTGATGGGTGTGGTCTGAATAACTTTGACG CTCTGGATCTGTCTGGCGGGTTGAGAATAGTCCTCGTGGGGAAGACTGGCTCAGGAAAGAGCGCATCGGGAAACACCATACTCGGCAGAGCTGCCTTCAAAGAAGATCCCAGCCCGGTTTCGGTCACCAAACACTGCGAGACGCAGAGAGGGGAAGTGGACGGAACCACGGTACAGGTCATCGACACACCAGGCTTGTTTGACACTGCCATTACGGAGGAAGATTTAAAGTCAAGAATAGAGGAATGCGTCAAAATGTCAGTGCCTGGCCCTCACGCCTTCCTATTAGTGATTAGGCTCGGAGTAAGGTTCACAGAGGAGGAAAGAAATGCTGTCAAGTGGATCCAGGAAAACTTTGGCGACGATGCATCTATGTATACCATTATGCTATTCACCTGCAAAGACCAGGCTAAAGCTGACAATGCTCTAAAGGAGTGCAAAGAGCTTCGTAGACTCTCCATCACGTTCGGGCGTAGATATCACGCATTCAACAACAATGACGCATATGATCGAGTTCAGGTTAAAGAACTAGTTACAATGGTCAAGGAAATGATTCAAGACAACGGAGGGAAACACTACACAAACGAAATGTACGAAAAAGCCCAGAGAATGTTGAAAGAAGAGGAGGAACGaaggaaactggaagaggaagagaagaaggaggaggagagaaaaGTATGGGACGCCGAGAGGGAGAAGGAAGAAAAAGTACgggtaaagaagaaaaaaactaaaaaaaagaatatcggCGCGGCATCTGCGGCTGCTGTGGTGCTAGTTTTGGCCGGTATGGTTATCGCAGTGGGGGCCGATACGACCGTGGCGCTGGCTCTTGGGGCACCTACTCTGGTCTTGGGGGTCTTGTGTGGTTTAACTGCTCTTTGGTTTTGGAAAGGAGATAGATGCAGAGCTAAATCGGATTTTCAAATATAA
- the LOC144198297 gene encoding GTP-binding protein Rhes-like, producing the protein MEFGSILTSAHPPTIPYQCSTCYSSLDGLHRDGTRDAQNSKVLLAFKNASQDLNSSGIKIGLGIVKVAVSRWKHAVTMMHAGATTKQANCKNQSKRSCLDQLAALILHCQARRRQIGEEPRPELLFSTKPKNCKRIVVLGAPRVGKTSILRRYLRDGFVEEYQPTSEDFVRKLFRIRGETYQIDVLDASRERDFPAKRRLSILTGDIFLLVFSLDDRSSFEEVCALRQEIQTAKSKLTKSSHHSRQQELALVICANKVDLSESKVEVSQAEVLHALGENCAYFETSAKDSTNLEKVFEALAKRGGLPTETGPLLHRKVSFHSYHGVNTMGQDDACGVLYPLAQRPSFSADLRKVIGQQNAPKASKTKERCPIQ; encoded by the exons ATGGAATTCGGCAGCATATTAACCAGTGCGCATCCACCCACGATTCCATATCAGTGCAGTACTTGCTACTCTTCTTTAGATGGTCTCCATCGGGATGGCACCAGAGACGCGCAGAACTCCAAAGTCCTCCTAGCATTCAAAAACGCATCGCAAGATCTCAACTCATCGGGGATTAAAATAGGTTTGGGGATCGTTAAAGTGGCTGTTTCGCGGTGGAAGCATGCCGTGACGATGATGCATGCAGGAGCAACAACAAAGCAGGCGAACTGTAAGAACCAGTCCAAGCGTTCTTGCCTGGACCAGCTGGCGGCCCTGATTCTCCATTGCCAAGCCAGGCGACGACAAATAGGAGAAGAACCTCGTCCGGAGTTGTTGTTCTCCACTAAACCAAAGAACTGTAAGCGAATTGTGGTTCTCGGTGCACCGCGCGTCGGTAAGACTTCTATCCTGCGACGGTACCTGCGAGATGGATTCGTGGAAGAGTATCAGCCTACATCGGAGGATTTTGTCCGAAAACTGTTTCGCATACGTGGGGAAACTTACCAAATTGATGTATTAGATGCTTCCAGGGAGAGGGACTTCCCAGCTAAACGGCGATTGTCTATTCTGACTG GAGACATTTTCTTGCTTGTCTTCAGTCTTGATGATAGAAGCTCATTTGAAGAAGTGTGTGCTCTAAGACAGGAGATCCAGACAGCCAAATCCAAACTCACGAAATCATCACACCATTCCAGACAGCAGGAGCTTGCCTTAGTGATCTGCGCAAATAAAGTTGACCTCTCAGAATCTAAAGTTGAAGTCTCCCAGGCAGAGGTTCTCCACGCTCTTGGTGAAAATTGCGCCTACTTTGAAACTTCCGCAAAAGACAGTACAAATCTGGAGAAGGTATTCGAGGCGTTAGCAAAACGTGGTGGGCTCCCGACAGAAACTGGACCATTGCTACACCGCAAAGTGTCCTTCCATTCCTATCATGGGGTTAATACGATGGGACAGGATGATGCTTGTGGGGTTCTGTACCCACTTGCTCAGAGACCGAGCTTCAGCGCCGATCTACGAAAAGTCATTGGACAACAAAATGCACCTAAGGCgagcaaaacaaaagaaagatgTCCGATTCAGTAA